A stretch of Candidatus Acidiferrales bacterium DNA encodes these proteins:
- a CDS encoding UDP-glucose 6-dehydrogenase produces MKIAVVGCGHVGLVTGACLAQLGHQVIGADDDPQKIDVLLRGRVPIFEPHLDDLVSENMRRGRLRFTGDVAAASQDSDVIFICVGTPPLENGEADLSGIDKLARTVATQCRGHKLVVEKSTV; encoded by the coding sequence ATGAAAATTGCGGTGGTTGGGTGTGGCCACGTTGGTTTGGTGACGGGGGCGTGTCTGGCCCAACTGGGCCACCAGGTGATCGGCGCCGACGATGATCCCCAGAAGATTGATGTGCTCTTGCGCGGCCGAGTCCCCATTTTCGAGCCTCATCTTGATGATTTGGTGTCCGAGAACATGAGGCGTGGCCGGCTCCGATTCACGGGAGACGTGGCCGCTGCCAGCCAGGATTCCGATGTCATTTTCATCTGCGTGGGAACGCCGCCGCTCGAGAACGGCGAAGCTGACCTTTCCGGGATCGACAAGCTGGCCCGGACGGTCGCCACGCAATGCCGCGGTCACAAATTGGTCGTGGAGAAGAGCACGGT